Proteins encoded together in one Musa acuminata AAA Group cultivar baxijiao chromosome BXJ3-6, Cavendish_Baxijiao_AAA, whole genome shotgun sequence window:
- the LOC135640414 gene encoding uncharacterized protein LOC135640414 has product MGYNRSRRPGDRSARRGQTSTSRGSQWDEDHDRSLPTNEEECHEENHAPGIQLAMWDFGQCDIKRCTGRKLARFGFLRELRVTNGFGGVVLSPVGKQCVSKEDQPLIKRKGLAVVDCSWARLNDVPFIKLRCGAPRLLPWLVAANPVNYGHPCELSCVEALSAALIICGEEEMANLLLGKFKWGHSFLSLNRELLTAYSQCQTGSEIISVQNSWLSSNARVPKPPQGVTDSAQSPPGDEQSGSDSDDGLPPLEENLNHLTLQESEESEEDSE; this is encoded by the exons ATGGGCTACAACCGATCCCGCCGCCCCGGAGATCGCTCCGCTCGTCGAGGGCAGACCAGTACGAGCCGGGGATCTCAGTG GGATGAGGATCATGATAGATCCCTGCCGACAAATGAAG AAGAATGTCATGAGGAAAATCATGCTCCAGGAATTCAGCTTGCAATGTGG GACTTTGGACAATGTGATATCAAAAGGTGCACTGGTCGAAAACTTGCCAGATTTGGATTCTTAAGG GAATTGCGGGTAACTAATGGTTTTGGTGGCGTTGTCCTAAG TCCAGTTGGGAAACAATGCGTCTCCAAGGAAGATCAGCCTTTAATCAAGAGGAAAGGACTTGCTGTGGTAGATTGCTCATGGGCGCGCCTGAATGATGTTCCTTTTATTAAACTTCGTTGTGGTGCCCCTCGCCTCT TGCCTTGGTTGGTGGCAGCAAACCCAGTGAATTATGGCCATCCATGCGAATTATCTTGTGTTGAGGCTTTGTCTGCAGCTTTAATAATTTG TGGGGAGGAGGAAATGGCAAATCTGCTGTTAGGCAAATTCAAGTGGGGTCATTCATTCTTGTCTCTTAACAG GGAACTACTCACTGCATATTCCCAATGTCAGACAGGATCGGAGATCATATCTGTCCAGAACTCCTGGTTATCTAGTAATGCACGAGTACCAAAGCCCCCACAAGGCGTAACAG ATAGCGCTCAGTCGCCTCCAGGCGACGAGCAATCTGGTAGCGATTCAGACGATGGATTACCGCCCCTCGAAGAGAACTTGAACCACTTGACATTACAAGAGAGTGAAGAAAGCGAGGAAGATAGTGAGTGA
- the LOC135640415 gene encoding uncharacterized protein LOC135640415 encodes MPLRFLLSSTVRRFSSSAPSGGAAAESRTQKLERIADVLLSLTKEERKDYSTLFRLKLGLDHLVQAGGSVPWAGAGPGAEAAKPAEEKEKTAFDIKLEKFDAAAKIKVIKEVRTFTDLGLKEAKELVEKAPVVLKKGVTKEEAEAIAAKLKEVGATVALE; translated from the coding sequence ATGCCACTCCGCTTCCTCCTCTCCTCTACCGTCCGCCGGTTCTCCTCCTCCGCCCCTTCCGGTGGCGCCGCCGCCGAGTCCCGGACCCAGAAACTAGAGAGGATCGCCGATGTGCTTCTCTCTCTCACGAAGGAGGAGCGCAAGGACTACTCCACCCTCTTCCGCCTCAAGCTCGGCCTCGACCACCTGGTCCAGGCCGGCGGCAGCGTGCCCTGGGCGGGAGCCGGGCCGGGGGCCGAGGCGGCCAAGCCGGCCGAGGAAAAGGAAAAGACGGCGTTCGACATCAAGCTCGAGAAGTTCGATGCCGCGGCCAAGATCAAGGTCATCAAGGAGGTGAGGACGTTCACCGACCTGGGGCTGAAGGAGGCCAAGGAGTTGGTGGAGAAGGCCCCCGTGGTGCTCAAGAAGGGGGTGACCAAGGAGGAGGCAGAGGCGATCGCCGCCAAACTCAAGGAGGTCGGCGCCACCGTCGCGTTGGAGTGA